In the Deltaproteobacteria bacterium genome, GGCAGGGCATTCTCGAATTGACACTCCTCATCCCGAAGATCGGTGTCTGGATCGGTTCAATAGTGTTTGTCAGCGATCAGTTCGGCCCGCTGCAGCAAGCCCGTACGATGTTCACCCACGTGGTCGAGATGAGCATCACCATGCCACTCTTTGCGCTCAGCGGGCGCAGTTATTCTGCGATCGACGTGCTCGAACTGCCGGCGGTGCTCGCGGCGCTCTGGGTCGGCGTGAGCGTGGTGACGCGTGGACTCAAGCTGCACGTGCTCAGTGCCGCCGGCATGGAGCGCGGCGCGCAAGAAGCGGTCGCACTGTTGACGCGCTACACGCTGATTTTTCTCGGCGCCATTGTGGTTCTGCAAACGTGGGGCATCGACGCCAGCTCGCTGACGTTCGTGGCCAGCGTGCTGGGTGTCGGCATCGGCTTCGGCTTGCAGCACATCGCCAACAACTTCGTCAGCGGCCTGGTCGTCAGCCTCGAACGCCCGATTCAGCCCGGCGATTTCGTCAAGGTCGGCGAGTGGACCGGCACGGTCGAAAAGATCGGGCCGCGCAACACCGAGATTCGCACCACCGACAACGTCAGCATTCTGGTTCCGAACTCGCGCTTTCTCGAAACCGAAGTGGTGAACTGGAGCCACGGCGATCCGTTGTCGCGGATTCAGGTTCCCGTCGGCGTCGCCTACGGTTCCAACATCGCTCGCGTCCGCGCCGCCTTGCTCGAAGCCGCCCACAGCCATCCGGATGTTGTGCGCGATCCCCGGGCGAGCGTGGAGTTCCAAGCCTTTGGCGAGAGTGCCCTGCAGTTCGAGCTGAAGGTGTGGACGCGCGATCCGCGTATTCAAGACCGTCTCCGCAGCGACTTGAACTATCGCATCGAAGCCAACTTGCGCCGCGATAACATCCCGGTGCCGTTCCCGCAGCGCGACTTGCACCTGCGCTCGCCGCAACTCGACCAGATTCTCACCGCCTGGAGCCGGCAACAGTTCAGCGAAGCCGAGTTGGCCGCCTCCAATCATCGGAAAGCTCCGGTGGAGGTTCCGCAGGGGCCGCTCAACGGGAACGCGGTCGCGGACGACCTTGGGCCCCGCGCATGGAGTGACGAAGAGCTGCGCGCCGTCGTCGATCGTATGCGCGGCGCTGACGGCATCTCGATCAGCGACCGGCGCCATCTGTTGACGGTCTATCGCAGCTGCTTCGTCGGTCGCGAGGCCGTGGACTGGATGACGCGCGCGCTCGGCTTGACCCGGATCGAGGCGGTCGCGTTGGGGCAACTCCTGATGGAACGCGGCGAGATGCATCATGTGCTCGACGAGCACGGATTCAAGGACAGCAACTTCTTCTACCGCTTCCGCGCCGACGGCGCTGATGCGATCGCGGCGGAGGCGAGGATTCGGGCGTGACGCGTTCTTCACACGAGGTGGGCCCCTCGATACGCAGGCTCTCGATACGAAGCC is a window encoding:
- a CDS encoding mechanosensitive ion channel, whose translation is MQQLLTMPIDGPELLRAMLVSLAALAGAAFVHWALRRVGRRLPLLIARRLGWQLSPGMQLPWQGILELTLLIPKIGVWIGSIVFVSDQFGPLQQARTMFTHVVEMSITMPLFALSGRSYSAIDVLELPAVLAALWVGVSVVTRGLKLHVLSAAGMERGAQEAVALLTRYTLIFLGAIVVLQTWGIDASSLTFVASVLGVGIGFGLQHIANNFVSGLVVSLERPIQPGDFVKVGEWTGTVEKIGPRNTEIRTTDNVSILVPNSRFLETEVVNWSHGDPLSRIQVPVGVAYGSNIARVRAALLEAAHSHPDVVRDPRASVEFQAFGESALQFELKVWTRDPRIQDRLRSDLNYRIEANLRRDNIPVPFPQRDLHLRSPQLDQILTAWSRQQFSEAELAASNHRKAPVEVPQGPLNGNAVADDLGPRAWSDEELRAVVDRMRGADGISISDRRHLLTVYRSCFVGREAVDWMTRALGLTRIEAVALGQLLMERGEMHHVLDEHGFKDSNFFYRFRADGADAIAAEARIRA